From Pseudothermotoga thermarum DSM 5069, a single genomic window includes:
- a CDS encoding TrpB-like pyridoxal phosphate-dependent enzyme has translation MRIRVDLKCEEIPRCWYNVLADLPFKLDPPLDPKTRKPMPPEALTAIFPPALVEQEISDKREIPIPEPVLKEYAVYRPTPLYRATYLEEYLQTPARIYYKYEGVSPTGSHKTNTALAQAYYNKICGTERLVTETGAGQWGSALCYAGAKFGLKVDVFMVRISYEQKPMRKYLMKLYGGDVVPSPSDRTSFGRSLLEKNGEMPGSLGIAISEAIETVLSDPKAKYSLGSVLNHVLLHQTVIGLEIKKQLKILGEEPDVILGCHGGGSNFGGTVLPFIPDKLSGKPIKIVACEPTACPSLTKGRYDYDYGDTAGMTPLLKMYTLGKDFIPPKIHAGGLRYHGAAPIVSKLLHEGLIEAIAFDQDEAFEAAKTFAKFEGIVPAPESSYAIAGAIREAKKAKEEKVEKVIVFNLSGHGLFDLSAYV, from the coding sequence GTGAGAATTAGGGTTGATTTGAAGTGTGAGGAGATTCCAAGGTGCTGGTACAATGTTCTTGCAGATCTTCCGTTCAAACTCGATCCACCGCTCGATCCAAAGACAAGGAAACCTATGCCTCCAGAGGCTTTGACAGCTATCTTCCCGCCTGCGCTGGTAGAACAGGAAATCTCTGACAAAAGGGAAATACCTATTCCAGAACCAGTGCTGAAGGAATATGCAGTTTACAGGCCAACTCCACTTTATCGTGCAACCTACTTAGAAGAGTACCTTCAAACTCCTGCAAGAATCTATTACAAGTACGAAGGAGTAAGTCCAACTGGGAGTCACAAAACCAACACTGCCTTAGCTCAAGCTTACTACAACAAAATCTGCGGTACTGAAAGACTTGTTACTGAAACAGGTGCTGGTCAGTGGGGAAGTGCTTTGTGTTATGCGGGCGCAAAATTTGGTTTGAAAGTCGATGTTTTCATGGTCAGGATAAGCTACGAGCAAAAGCCTATGAGAAAGTATTTGATGAAGCTTTACGGTGGGGATGTTGTTCCAAGTCCCAGCGACAGAACTAGCTTTGGAAGATCTCTTTTGGAAAAAAATGGAGAAATGCCAGGAAGCCTGGGAATAGCCATAAGCGAAGCAATCGAAACTGTATTGTCTGATCCAAAAGCAAAGTATTCTCTTGGAAGTGTTTTGAACCATGTGCTTTTGCATCAAACGGTTATTGGTCTTGAGATCAAAAAACAGTTGAAAATCCTTGGTGAAGAACCGGACGTAATCCTTGGTTGTCACGGTGGAGGATCGAACTTCGGTGGAACGGTTCTTCCTTTCATACCAGACAAACTTTCGGGAAAACCAATAAAAATCGTTGCTTGTGAACCGACCGCTTGTCCATCTTTGACCAAGGGAAGATACGATTACGACTATGGTGATACTGCAGGTATGACTCCTTTGCTTAAGATGTACACCCTTGGAAAAGACTTTATCCCACCGAAGATCCACGCAGGTGGACTAAGGTACCACGGAGCAGCACCAATTGTTTCAAAGCTTTTACACGAAGGCTTGATCGAAGCGATCGCGTTTGATCAAGATGAGGCTTTTGAAGCCGCAAAGACTTTCGCAAAATTTGAGGGAATAGTTCCAGCCCCTGAAAGTTCCTATGCGATAGCAGGTGCAATAAGGGAAGCAAAGAAAGCAAAGGAAGAAAAAGTTGAAAAAGTCATAGTCTTCAACCTTAGTGGTCACGGATTGTTTGATCTTTCTGCATACGTGTGA
- a CDS encoding AEC family transporter: MTGAVANQILVIFILIGFGFFLKKIKMMEEGFTKTASDLIVHVTLPLLVVASMDREFSLEYAKNAILLFLIGGIMYLTHFLVGKFLAIFVEEHSKNIYTYMVVFGNVGFLGYPVARIAFGEIGVFYAAFFNLWFQLLNWTLGIKLMSKEKVSLKRLLTTPGLLAILFGLLLFFTPLKLPLVLKTAFSMVGEVSTPLSMFLIGAFIAEAKFSDFVGNLNLYLTALLKLAVCPFIMFLILLPFDLEHITKVLPIMMSGMPSGINAAIFAKKFGSNYKLASQGVIISTAFSLVTLPILMSILLK, from the coding sequence TTGACGGGAGCTGTCGCAAACCAAATTCTTGTTATTTTTATACTCATAGGTTTTGGCTTTTTTCTCAAGAAAATAAAGATGATGGAAGAAGGTTTCACGAAAACAGCTTCTGATTTAATCGTTCACGTGACATTGCCATTGCTGGTTGTTGCTTCGATGGATAGGGAGTTCTCCTTAGAATATGCGAAAAATGCCATTCTCCTTTTCTTGATCGGTGGTATAATGTACCTTACCCACTTTCTAGTCGGCAAATTCCTCGCAATTTTTGTTGAAGAACACAGCAAAAACATCTACACGTACATGGTTGTTTTCGGCAACGTTGGATTTTTAGGGTATCCTGTCGCGAGAATAGCTTTTGGAGAAATTGGCGTTTTCTACGCAGCTTTTTTCAACCTTTGGTTTCAGCTCTTGAATTGGACGCTAGGTATCAAGCTCATGTCGAAAGAAAAGGTGAGTTTGAAAAGACTTTTGACCACACCGGGTTTGCTCGCCATTTTGTTTGGTTTGCTTTTATTCTTCACGCCATTAAAACTTCCTTTGGTTTTAAAAACCGCTTTTTCCATGGTGGGAGAAGTTTCCACACCTCTTTCGATGTTTCTCATAGGAGCGTTCATCGCTGAGGCAAAGTTTTCCGATTTTGTAGGAAATCTAAACCTATACTTGACAGCCCTTTTAAAACTAGCCGTTTGTCCTTTCATCATGTTTTTGATACTCTTACCGTTTGATCTTGAACACATAACAAAAGTCTTGCCGATAATGATGAGCGGAATGCCATCGGGGATAAACGCCGCAATTTTTGCCAAAAAATTTGGGAGCAACTACAAACTGGCTTCTCAAGGTGTGATAATATCCACTGCCTTTTCGCTTGTAACCTTACCAATTCTTATGTCCATACTTTTGAAGTGA
- a CDS encoding transposase → MDEGKEEKGEAILVGVRMGPAYSDERKLLLGLMERTWVKAGCVIGDALYRMSVELLGRLLERAELVLVPVRDTLHTKVRNPLRGKVKEMYETNREKYKERYVVEQVIGKIKNAYGRCEGTKSMQMAKKRIWVKMILYNWVKVIFLLLFIRRVYFCREKLEAL, encoded by the coding sequence TTGGATGAGGGGAAGGAAGAAAAAGGGGAAGCAATACTTGTAGGGGTAAGGATGGGACCAGCATACAGTGACGAGAGGAAACTTTTGTTGGGATTGATGGAGAGGACGTGGGTAAAGGCTGGATGTGTGATAGGGGATGCACTTTACAGGATGAGTGTGGAGCTACTGGGGAGATTACTTGAGCGGGCGGAACTTGTGCTGGTTCCGGTGAGGGATACATTGCACACGAAGGTTAGGAATCCTTTGAGGGGTAAGGTGAAAGAGATGTACGAAACCAACAGGGAGAAGTACAAGGAGAGGTATGTAGTTGAGCAAGTGATAGGGAAGATAAAGAATGCGTATGGCAGATGTGAAGGTACAAAGAGCATGCAGATGGCGAAGAAGAGGATATGGGTGAAGATGATACTGTACAACTGGGTAAAGGTAATATTTTTGTTGTTGTTTATTAGGAGGGTATATTTTTGTCGAGAGAAGCTTGAAGCACTTTGA
- a CDS encoding adenosylhomocysteinase, protein MNLGRKKIDWVSRFMSLLNRIEEEYSPKQPLKGFRIGMSIHLEAKTAYLAIILKKLGADVVVTGSNPLSTQDDVAEALKEYGLTVYAKRTSDESVYMANIRKVLETRPNLILDDGADLTVTAHTQMPEVLEGLKGVTEETTTGLRRLRALHKSGMLKVPVIAVNDAYTKYLFDNRYGTGQSTLESIMRNTNLSICGKTVVVCGYGWCGKGIAQRAKGLGARVIVTEVDPIKALEAVMEGFQVMPIKEAAKVGDIFITATGNKNVISVEEFLVMKNNAILANAGHFNVEIDIKALEELAVEKYEARPNVTGYVLENGNTLFLLAEGRLVNLAAADGHPVEIMDLSFAIQALSLIYLANNKLEVGVHPVPKEIDEWVARTKLDTLGVKIDHLTFEQKSYLESF, encoded by the coding sequence ATGAATTTGGGAAGGAAAAAGATCGATTGGGTTTCACGCTTTATGTCGTTGTTGAATCGAATTGAAGAGGAGTATTCCCCAAAGCAACCTTTGAAGGGTTTTAGGATAGGCATGTCGATTCACCTTGAAGCCAAAACGGCATATCTTGCGATCATTTTGAAAAAACTCGGTGCAGACGTTGTTGTAACCGGAAGCAATCCGCTCAGCACTCAAGATGACGTTGCAGAAGCTTTGAAGGAATATGGTTTGACGGTGTACGCAAAAAGAACCAGCGACGAGAGCGTCTACATGGCAAACATTCGTAAAGTTTTGGAGACAAGGCCAAATTTGATTTTGGATGATGGTGCAGATTTAACTGTTACAGCTCACACTCAAATGCCAGAGGTTTTGGAAGGTTTAAAAGGCGTCACCGAGGAAACCACCACGGGTCTTAGAAGACTTAGAGCGCTTCATAAGAGTGGTATGCTAAAAGTTCCAGTTATAGCCGTCAACGATGCTTACACGAAATATCTTTTTGACAATCGCTATGGTACTGGGCAATCCACGCTTGAAAGCATCATGAGAAACACCAATCTTTCGATATGTGGGAAAACGGTGGTAGTTTGCGGATACGGTTGGTGTGGAAAGGGTATTGCGCAACGCGCAAAAGGGCTTGGTGCGAGGGTGATTGTAACAGAAGTTGATCCTATCAAAGCACTTGAAGCGGTTATGGAAGGTTTTCAGGTTATGCCTATCAAAGAAGCTGCAAAGGTTGGCGATATATTCATAACTGCAACGGGTAACAAGAATGTGATATCAGTTGAAGAATTTTTGGTGATGAAAAACAACGCCATACTCGCAAACGCAGGTCACTTCAACGTCGAGATAGATATTAAAGCTTTGGAAGAGCTTGCAGTTGAAAAGTACGAGGCTCGTCCAAACGTCACAGGATACGTACTTGAAAACGGCAACACCTTGTTTTTGCTTGCCGAAGGAAGATTGGTGAATTTGGCTGCCGCCGATGGTCACCCAGTTGAGATAATGGACCTTTCCTTTGCAATTCAAGCCTTGTCTTTGATTTACCTTGCGAATAACAAGCTTGAAGTTGGTGTTCATCCTGTTCCGAAGGAAATAGACGAGTGGGTTGCAAGAACAAAGCTTGATACCCTTGGTGTGAAAATAGATCATCTGACTTTTGAACAAAAAAGCTATCTTGAAAGCTTTTGA
- a CDS encoding type II secretion system protein GspD yields MKRLTIVLVCMLGILMFAQEEPLVTNIFFDTYILDALADISAQTGVPIIVDQTVSGFITAEFDNVPLEKALKMLLMPGGYVFIKVDGFYFVGSPDPKNPAFRYLADTVSFKPKYVKVDSVKNLLPAFYEPFVKFDAVNNLITISAPREIVERFKEDLERIDLPPKQIKISVLVTEVSESVVKDLGFDQIGYQFGANQQFNEDWTASLGLVSGTLSFRTDMFGTIVATIKAFEEEQKAKIKADPWIIVQENRPAKLFIGQREIILIETAAAAVTTQTVDVGVGIDISARVVNEDEIELTVAPSVSHFAQARTTTALSTKRSELSTTLRMQSGQTLVISGMTVESSSDSYVGLPLFKSIPLLRYLFGVKSEAEGKREMLIFVSAEVL; encoded by the coding sequence ATGAAAAGGTTGACGATAGTTCTTGTTTGTATGCTTGGAATTTTGATGTTCGCACAAGAAGAACCGCTTGTCACGAACATATTCTTCGACACCTACATACTCGATGCGCTGGCTGACATCTCGGCACAAACCGGGGTTCCAATAATCGTTGATCAAACTGTCAGCGGCTTTATAACAGCGGAGTTTGACAATGTGCCTTTGGAGAAGGCTCTGAAGATGCTTTTGATGCCAGGGGGATATGTTTTTATAAAAGTCGACGGTTTTTACTTCGTCGGTTCACCAGATCCAAAGAACCCAGCTTTCAGATACCTTGCGGACACTGTTTCGTTCAAGCCAAAGTACGTGAAGGTGGATTCTGTTAAAAATTTGCTACCTGCCTTCTATGAACCATTTGTAAAATTTGACGCAGTGAACAACTTGATTACAATCTCAGCACCAAGGGAGATCGTCGAGAGATTCAAGGAAGATCTTGAGAGAATTGATTTGCCGCCGAAACAGATAAAAATTAGCGTCCTTGTGACCGAAGTGTCCGAATCAGTTGTCAAAGACCTTGGATTTGATCAGATTGGCTATCAATTTGGCGCAAATCAGCAGTTCAACGAAGACTGGACAGCATCCCTTGGCCTTGTTTCGGGAACCCTTTCTTTCAGAACTGACATGTTTGGAACCATTGTTGCAACGATAAAGGCTTTTGAAGAAGAGCAAAAAGCAAAGATCAAGGCAGATCCATGGATAATCGTTCAGGAAAACAGACCCGCAAAGCTTTTCATAGGTCAAAGGGAGATAATACTCATTGAAACTGCAGCTGCTGCAGTAACAACACAGACGGTTGATGTTGGAGTTGGGATAGACATCAGCGCACGGGTTGTCAACGAAGACGAGATAGAGCTAACCGTTGCACCGAGTGTAAGCCACTTTGCACAGGCAAGAACGACAACCGCTTTGTCCACAAAGAGAAGCGAACTTTCAACAACCTTGAGGATGCAAAGTGGACAAACCTTGGTGATAAGTGGCATGACAGTTGAAAGTAGCAGTGATAGTTATGTTGGATTGCCTTTGTTCAAGAGTATACCTTTGCTGAGATACCTTTTTGGTGTCAAATCGGAGGCTGAGGGCAAGAGGGAAATGTTGATCTTTGTAAGCGCTGAAGTTCTGTGA
- a CDS encoding M48 family metallopeptidase yields the protein MLGVSVIFLIILVWFVSVLLHITNLRYSFKAVLPDVLKDVIDEETFKKSKFYLKDRTILSILNLTVIAICQVVILMWLLPLIDEAFSYSNLNVLFKAFLCWMVVQLVFILVQLPIRIYKTMYLDKKYDLSNVKWGKFWGDFFKSLFLRSVLTLFASVLYVAVFKISNLTSNWWILLAVVLSAVMVFIEWIYPILISPLFNKFTPVQGEIREKIANLAEKAGFKVKSVYIMDASTRTKAANAYLTGVGSSRRVVLYDTIMNYPEEEILAVLAHELGHHKHKHIFKMLAISLAGMWILSYLCHVVLETGFIQKLFSLKSTFSSLAAFVIVLNLVGFFVMPVFNWMSRKFEYQSDEYSAKLMGSSKPLINSLKRLIKQNLSNPLPSLVYATWYYTHPAPVDRIMHLELYQKRAQPS from the coding sequence ATGTTGGGGGTCAGCGTAATTTTTTTGATAATTCTCGTATGGTTCGTCTCAGTTTTGCTACATATAACGAATTTGAGATATTCCTTTAAAGCCGTTCTTCCCGATGTGCTGAAAGATGTCATCGACGAAGAAACCTTTAAAAAATCGAAGTTCTACTTGAAGGACAGAACTATTCTATCGATTCTAAATCTAACAGTTATCGCAATCTGTCAGGTTGTCATTTTGATGTGGCTTTTGCCTTTGATAGACGAAGCTTTCAGTTATTCAAATCTCAACGTGCTCTTCAAAGCCTTCCTTTGTTGGATGGTTGTACAGCTTGTCTTCATCTTGGTGCAGCTACCAATCAGGATTTACAAAACCATGTATTTGGACAAGAAATACGATTTGAGCAACGTCAAATGGGGTAAATTCTGGGGTGATTTTTTCAAAAGTCTCTTCCTTCGAAGTGTACTGACTCTATTTGCAAGTGTTCTTTATGTAGCCGTTTTCAAGATATCCAATTTGACATCAAACTGGTGGATTTTACTTGCAGTTGTTCTGTCTGCAGTTATGGTTTTCATCGAATGGATTTATCCGATTTTGATTTCACCACTTTTCAACAAGTTCACTCCCGTTCAAGGCGAGATAAGGGAGAAAATAGCAAACCTTGCAGAAAAAGCCGGTTTTAAGGTCAAAAGTGTCTACATCATGGATGCATCAACAAGAACCAAGGCAGCGAATGCTTATTTGACGGGTGTTGGAAGCTCAAGAAGAGTCGTTCTCTACGACACGATAATGAATTACCCAGAAGAAGAAATCCTTGCAGTCCTTGCGCATGAGCTTGGGCATCATAAACACAAACATATATTCAAAATGCTTGCGATATCCCTTGCTGGGATGTGGATTTTGTCGTATCTTTGCCACGTTGTTCTTGAAACTGGATTTATCCAAAAATTGTTTTCCCTAAAAAGCACTTTCAGTTCACTTGCTGCTTTTGTGATAGTCCTTAACCTTGTTGGATTCTTTGTCATGCCAGTTTTCAACTGGATGTCCAGAAAATTCGAATATCAATCTGACGAATACTCTGCAAAGCTTATGGGAAGTTCAAAACCTTTGATAAACTCTTTGAAAAGACTGATAAAACAAAATCTTTCCAATCCTCTGCCTTCGCTGGTTTATGCGACGTGGTACTACACGCATCCGGCGCCGGTGGATAGAATAATGCATCTTGAGCTTTATCAAAAAAGGGCGCAGCCCAGTTGA
- a CDS encoding secondary thiamine-phosphate synthase enzyme YjbQ: MKTYRKELWFHTKKRREFINITHLLEQCVKESGIKEGLLLCNAMHITASVFINDDEPGLHHDFEVWLEKLAPEKPYEQYRHNDSFENNADAHLKRTIMGREVVIAITDGKLDLGPWEQVFYGEFDGMRPKRVLVKIIGE, encoded by the coding sequence GTGAAAACTTACCGAAAAGAACTTTGGTTTCACACGAAAAAGCGAAGAGAGTTTATCAATATCACTCACTTACTTGAACAGTGCGTGAAAGAAAGCGGAATCAAGGAAGGACTGCTTTTGTGTAATGCCATGCATATAACGGCGAGTGTTTTCATAAACGACGATGAACCAGGGCTTCACCACGATTTCGAAGTTTGGCTTGAAAAGCTGGCACCTGAAAAGCCATATGAACAGTACAGACACAACGATTCTTTTGAAAACAACGCAGATGCCCATCTGAAAAGAACCATAATGGGTCGGGAAGTTGTTATCGCCATAACCGACGGTAAACTAGATCTTGGACCTTGGGAGCAAGTCTTCTACGGTGAATTCGATGGAATGAGACCGAAAAGGGTGTTGGTTAAAATAATCGGTGAGTGA
- a CDS encoding DUF362 domain-containing protein, with the protein MIVHFIKCEDYQAVEKKLLPVLEGYSSLFSPGEKVLVKPNLLSARKPEEAVATHPKVVEVVLRFLKDLGIFPYVGDSPAYGSLQKVLQVSGIWEVCQKLSVPAVELNEPVEVDGQRYKKIRISSKVFDFDKVVNVAKLKTHSQMVLTLAVKNLFGCVPGIEKSGWHIRCETNENFAALLVDICLIVNPVLSIVDGVEGMEGNGPANGKKKKFGVIVVSSNPFALDHAICLRLNVDPFLVYTVRESIARGLVKDYSIDGDWSSSIELPVTVPSLPVKGPLRQIARMIVRVPKISKKECIRCKICEEKCPAKAIDLSRSDIDYKKCIRCYVCHEVCPRGAIELVRRIFI; encoded by the coding sequence ATGATCGTTCATTTCATAAAGTGTGAGGATTACCAAGCCGTTGAGAAAAAGCTTCTACCTGTTCTTGAAGGTTATTCATCCTTATTTTCACCTGGTGAAAAAGTTTTGGTCAAGCCAAACCTTCTTTCCGCAAGAAAACCCGAAGAAGCTGTTGCAACACATCCAAAAGTCGTCGAAGTTGTTCTGAGGTTTTTGAAAGATCTTGGGATCTTTCCGTACGTCGGTGACAGCCCAGCTTATGGAAGTTTGCAGAAAGTTTTGCAAGTTTCAGGAATCTGGGAGGTTTGTCAAAAGTTATCCGTTCCAGCGGTTGAGCTGAATGAACCTGTTGAAGTCGATGGTCAAAGATACAAGAAGATAAGGATAAGCTCAAAGGTTTTCGATTTTGATAAAGTTGTGAACGTTGCAAAGTTAAAGACTCATTCTCAAATGGTTCTCACACTGGCGGTAAAAAACTTGTTTGGATGCGTTCCTGGCATTGAAAAATCAGGCTGGCACATAAGGTGTGAAACAAATGAAAATTTTGCCGCGTTGCTTGTGGATATCTGTTTAATCGTAAATCCGGTTCTTTCGATAGTTGACGGTGTGGAGGGAATGGAGGGGAATGGCCCTGCAAATGGGAAAAAGAAAAAGTTTGGAGTAATAGTTGTATCATCGAATCCTTTTGCTTTAGATCACGCGATTTGTTTGAGGCTGAACGTTGATCCGTTTTTGGTTTACACGGTGAGAGAATCCATCGCTCGAGGTTTGGTAAAAGATTATTCAATCGACGGCGATTGGAGCAGTTCAATTGAATTGCCTGTGACTGTGCCAAGTTTACCTGTGAAAGGACCCCTTCGACAAATTGCGCGAATGATAGTGAGAGTTCCAAAGATATCAAAGAAAGAGTGTATTCGTTGTAAAATATGTGAGGAGAAGTGCCCAGCCAAAGCCATAGATCTTTCGAGAAGCGATATTGATTACAAAAAGTGTATACGTTGTTATGTGTGTCACGAGGTTTGTCCAAGGGGAGCCATTGAGCTTGTAAGGAGAATTTTTATTTAG
- a CDS encoding COG1470 family protein, protein MKKLFLIIFILAALVYLGQGTFNVRFDPIIVRKTAFAGDKISYDLFIENADPLNPIDVEVSVQDVIQSTYGSYQIAPAGSTSYSAAKWIKVEPNKLRIPPSSTRKITVEVSIPRGVQGGRYASIVLTLLPPYQEGTTSQEDATRFAYQFKYQIPSFLELTIEGIRKKLEAHVINFEVAKIADIPEFHAYKEVVGTNATLYMVSVLNNGNIYVNVSGEINIKSQTGRVVAKYPIATGTVLPGTTVKLPTITGRQLQPGNYNVRIILSYGGHRPTILETTMTVSGEELQVKEISPAEVVLLYVEPGNVEIKSIGGSTRSATVEVVNNSKVSLDVTADIYTLKYDILGDLLPLEERSKAPDWISVSPGSFQLKPGQSRRIRVMVSPPKDIREGGYYYDVIFTAKTEAVKSEYGLNLLVYVGSEDKINQELVGDLAVTEITESSLDVDVYLKNTGNYHAIPSVTLGILRIIPEREENGMIIPSTTQTIATATYSGEVPILPGEERIFGVQIPFPASPGEYEVVARITYGTEKSLEVRKRFKLAGGEEQ, encoded by the coding sequence ATGAAAAAGTTGTTTTTAATCATTTTTATTTTGGCAGCTTTGGTTTATTTGGGTCAGGGAACTTTCAATGTGAGGTTTGATCCAATTATTGTAAGAAAAACTGCTTTTGCTGGGGATAAAATCAGTTACGATCTGTTCATCGAAAATGCTGATCCGTTGAACCCAATAGATGTTGAAGTTTCAGTACAAGATGTGATACAAAGCACTTATGGATCATACCAAATAGCTCCAGCAGGTTCAACAAGTTATTCAGCCGCAAAGTGGATAAAAGTTGAACCAAATAAGTTGAGGATACCACCATCTTCTACAAGAAAAATCACAGTCGAAGTTTCTATACCCCGAGGTGTGCAAGGTGGAAGATATGCTTCCATAGTTCTAACACTTTTACCACCTTATCAAGAAGGCACGACTTCACAGGAAGATGCTACCAGGTTTGCGTATCAGTTCAAATATCAGATACCAAGTTTTTTAGAACTGACGATCGAGGGAATTAGAAAGAAACTAGAAGCACACGTTATCAACTTTGAGGTGGCAAAAATCGCGGATATTCCAGAATTTCATGCATATAAAGAAGTTGTTGGTACAAATGCAACCCTTTACATGGTAAGTGTCTTAAACAATGGCAACATCTATGTCAACGTGTCGGGCGAGATAAACATAAAATCTCAAACCGGCAGAGTCGTTGCAAAATATCCTATTGCAACGGGTACAGTTTTACCTGGTACGACCGTCAAACTTCCGACTATAACTGGTAGGCAACTTCAACCTGGCAATTACAACGTGAGAATTATCTTAAGCTATGGAGGTCACAGACCAACTATTCTTGAAACAACTATGACCGTCTCAGGTGAAGAACTACAAGTAAAGGAAATATCTCCAGCCGAGGTTGTTTTGCTCTACGTAGAACCAGGGAACGTTGAAATAAAATCAATAGGTGGTTCAACAAGAAGCGCAACAGTCGAGGTTGTAAACAACAGCAAAGTGTCTTTGGATGTAACTGCGGATATTTACACACTTAAATACGACATTTTGGGCGATTTGCTACCACTGGAAGAAAGATCAAAGGCCCCAGATTGGATCAGCGTTTCACCAGGTTCTTTTCAATTGAAACCTGGCCAGTCAAGAAGAATACGAGTAATGGTAAGTCCGCCGAAGGACATTCGAGAAGGTGGATATTACTACGATGTTATTTTTACAGCAAAAACCGAGGCCGTAAAATCAGAGTATGGTTTGAACCTGCTTGTTTACGTTGGCTCAGAGGATAAGATAAATCAAGAACTTGTTGGCGATCTTGCGGTTACAGAGATTACCGAAAGCAGCTTGGACGTGGACGTGTACTTGAAGAACACAGGCAATTACCATGCAATTCCATCTGTAACTCTCGGAATCCTGAGAATCATTCCAGAACGTGAAGAAAACGGCATGATCATACCATCAACAACACAGACAATCGCCACCGCAACTTATTCAGGTGAAGTTCCGATTCTTCCAGGTGAAGAGAGAATTTTCGGTGTTCAGATTCCATTTCCTGCTTCACCAGGTGAATACGAGGTTGTTGCAAGGATTACCTATGGAACTGAGAAATCTCTTGAGGTCCGAAAGAGATTCAAACTGGCTGGAGGTGAAGAACAATGA